In a genomic window of Gossypium arboreum isolate Shixiya-1 chromosome 9, ASM2569848v2, whole genome shotgun sequence:
- the LOC108456396 gene encoding protein BRANCHLESS TRICHOME-like, which produces MKGEDMKDMLLMMKNWKLYENPFYYSNHQQLQCQSSKHLHHQLIPVMDSELGIARAQIIDLKAEVEYERKARKKVESLNKKLGKEVAEERRGKEALESVCEKLAREITSKKSEMDRMKREFEEERKMLKIAEVLREERVQMKLAEAKILFHEKLKELEETKRKQSDIENNSKAVSDSRESTRFASSEQPSSCYQNINEFPKVVRAIGSKSRRWGSKLECQKAQLRINLSPSK; this is translated from the exons ATGAAAGGAGAAGATATGAAGGATATGCTGCTGATGATGAAAAA CTGGAAACTTTACGAAAACCCATTTTATTATTCTAATCATCAACAACTACAGTGCCAAAGTAGCAAGCACCTTCATCATCAACTGATACCAGTAATGGATTCCGAATTGGGTATTGCTCGAGCCCAGATCATCGACTTGAAAGCTGAGGTGGAGTACGAACGTAAAGCACGTAAAAAGGTGGAGTCTCTCAATAAGAAACTGGGTAAAGAAGTAGCTGAAGAACGAAGGGGGAAAGAAGCATTGGAGAGTGTGTGTGAAAAGCTTGCTAGAGAAATCACTTCAAAGAAATCAGAGATGGATCGAATGAAAAGAGAGTTCGAGGAGGAAAGAAAGATGCTAAAGATAGCTGAAGTTTTAAGGGAAGAAAGAGTTCAAATGAAGCTGGCCGAGGCCAAGATTTTGTTCCACGAGAAGTTAAAAGAATTGGAGGAAACTAAACGCAAACAATCTGATATTGAAAATAATAGCAAAGCTGTTTCCGATTCAAGAGAGTCAACGAGATTTGCATCGAGTGAACAACCATCATCATGTTACCAAAATATAAAC GAATTTCCAAAAGTGGTTCGAGCAATTGGATCAAAGAGTAGGCGTTGGGGTTCAAAGCTGGAGTGCCAAAAAGCACAGTTAAGGATTAATCTATCCCCATCCAAGTAA
- the LOC108455434 gene encoding probable lysophospholipase BODYGUARD 3, whose amino-acid sequence MDVKLNTIRLVWVLSLAGEILNNAVSFAVFCVLDFVDFILCFVYKIIDFWIESQWKPCYCSSAKQHIIEGANILVSEECESKIVCLTSTNLQLEDISDTLYSRPSIVAQLSKFIINDLNKTKKTTVTSTFTIDSTIVEVLRGNVVPRWSDCDCKICNSWTSSSKDTLFVKAEGPKDKAREDVLFIHGFISSSVFWTETLFPNFSTTVKSTYRLLAVDILGFGRSPKPTDSLYTLREHVEMIEKSVLEAYQVKSFHIVAHSLGCILALATAVKHPGSIKSLTLLAPPYFPVPKGEPATQYIMRRIAPRRVWPVMAFGASVACWYEHISRTICLVVCKNHRLWEFITKCITRNRIRTYLLESFCCHTHNAAWHTLHNIICGTAGKLDSYLDTVCNRLKCEVTIFHGGDDEVIPVECSYNVQRRIPRAQVKVIENKDHISIVVGRQKAFAKELEKIWKRSKCD is encoded by the exons ATGGATGTAAAGCTTAATACAATTAGACTCGTATGGGTGTTGAGCTTAGCAGGGGAAATTCTGAATAATGCTGTCAGCTTTGCTGTCTTTTGTGTTCTCGACTTTGTTGATTTCATTCTATGTTttgtttacaaaattattgatttCTGGATTGAATCCCAATGGAAACCTTGTTATTGTTCCTCTGCTAAACAACACATCATCGAGGGTGCTAACATCTTGGTTTCGGAAGAGTGCGAGTCTAAGATTGTTTGCCTCACGTCAACCAATTTACAGTTGGAGGACATCTCGGATACCCTTTATTCTCGTCCTTCCATTGTTGCCCAGCTCTCCAAGTTTATTATTAATGACCTAAACAAGACGAAGAAAACAACGGTGACATCAACTTTCACCATTGACTCCACCATTGTTGAAGTGCTTCGAGGCAATGTGGTTCCAAGATGGTCTGATTGCGATTGTAAAATCTGCAACTCTTGGACCTCTTCCAGCAAGGACACTCTTTTCGTTAAAGCTGAAGGACCCAAAG ATAAAGCTCGGGAAGATGTGTTATTCATTCATGGCTTCATTTCATCATCGGTATTTTGGACTGAAACTTTATTCCCCAACTTTTCGACTACTGTGAAATCGACTTACAGATTGTTGGCTGTTGATATACTGGGTTTTGGCCGAAGTCCGAAGCCAACTGACTCGCTTTACACTTTAAGAGAGCACGTGGAAATGATTGAAAAGTCCGTGCTTGAAGCTTACCAAGTTAAATCATTCCACATTGTGGCTCATTCCTTAGGCTGCATTTTAGCCCTTGCTACAGCTGTTAAGCACCCGGGATCCATCAAGTCTCTCACCCTACTCGCAcca CCATATTTTCCAGTGCCAAAGGGTGAACCAGCAACTCAATATATTATGAGAAGAATAGCGCCCCGGCGAGTGTGGCCGGTGATGGCTTTCGGTGCATCGGTTGCTTGTTGGTACGAGCACATCAGCCGGACGATTTGCCTGGTGGTATGCAAGAACCACCGGTTGTGGGAATTTATCACCAAATGTATCACCCGAAACAG GATCAGGACTTACTTGTTAGAAAGTTTCTGCTGCCACACTCATAATGCCGCTTGGCATACACTTCACAACATCATTTGTGGCACCGCCGGCAAGCTCGACAGCTATTTGGACACCGTCTGCAACCGGCTAAAGTGTGAGGTCACCATATTCCATGGAGGAGACGATGAAGTAATCCCGGTGGAATGTAGCTACAATGTACAGAGAAGAATCCCTCGTGCTCAAGTTAAGGTTATAGAAAACAAAGATCACATTTCAATTGTTGTTGGTAGACAAAAAGCCTTTGCCAAggaacttgagaagatttggAAGAGATCAAAATGTGATTAA